TggtttcaaaaaagaaaatgaactgtAAAATAGTATAGTAAAAGATGTATGATCGAATCCCTAAGAACCCTTACTTTAGAACTGCTCGTGCAATAGCCACATCATCTTCACCTGGGTAGCACTGCAAAGCGATGAGAATAAGATTCAGTCTCTCAGTACATATTTTTTAAAATTTCTAAATTTATCACCAAAGTAGAAGTAAATTAAAGATAATAGGAAGAAGCTTGTGAAGGAAAGAGTGTAGTTGATGTAGATTGTAGACTATGAAACATGATACAGAATTGTAAATTCACATTTAGCAAAGTACTACTTTGACAATTTCACATCTAAAATAGTTGCTGTTTTAAAACATACCTTGCTCATGAAATTAACAATGGCAGAAGCAAATTTCTCAGGCTGGTTTCCTCGAACAAAATGAAATGTCACTCTTGCCATGTCCTGCGTAGCAACAAGATATTAGTAATGCTATGTTTACATGTGCCCTGAACAAGAGTCAAAGAGCTAAAGTCTTTCAATGTGCTTTTATTCTTTAAATTCTAAACAACATAACAGAGCATATGATGCTTTATATACAATGAAGTTACAAGTTTTATTCATCATGAGGTCGCACTGACCCAGCAACTTATGGTATAGCTTATGTTTCCCTTATGAACTTACCGGTTCAGGAGACTCCGAACTCATGTATTCAGCTATCATGCAATGTAATTCAGGAGATCCATGCTTGAAACTTCCGAATTCGGCAGACCACCTATGACAAGACACACAAACAATTAGAAGTAAATTCTGATGTTatcgaaaatcaaaatcatgtCACAATAGGTCTTCAGACAGGTATCATCTCTGTGCACTGTAATAAAAGGTCTGATATAAAGGAAAGATGAAATAATAATAGTCATCACCTGATTGCAGCTTTCATGAATGATGAACAAGCATCAACACGTATTTTTGCTGCCCCTAAGGCCTCAGAAAGCTTTTGCATGTCCTCATCATCATCTCCCCATTGTTGTGTCAAAGGAATCCGGGGAAACACCTCATGTATCTTCTTAATACGGCCTAATAAAGATTCACATGCATCATAAGGTAAGAGAATATATTAAGCAACAGTTAATGTTATGCCAAAGCATGAACTTATATGAGGGAATCCACCTTAAGAACGACATATTCGTTAAAAGTTTATGTTTCCTGCTCCTAGTCTTACATAAATGCTCTCAAAGTAAAAGGTAAATGTCCAGCTCAACCAAAAACTCTTAACGTCACTCATATGAGAAGCTCAAAGCTGGTTGCACCATCAGCTTAAAACTATTCACAGACCATGACAGTCGACTACTAGTCCTACAAGCCAATTGATGTTgacaataagaaaaacaaaagtgaaaaaaCCTTACCTAGAGTTTCTTCATTGTAAGGAAATTTCCCTTTAACAAGTGTCTCCACCAGCATCAATGAAAGCTCACCTCCACAAGTAGCCTGTCAACATCCAACCCAATACCCAATTCAATATAACCGCAAAACTCAAGAATCGTCAttaaagaacataacttgaataagCATAATAGCTATAATCTCACAGCCCAACAAATACAACTGTAACAACATCGCCCACACTAATCTAACTTCCTGTCGGATTACATAACAGCTCCTGAATCACAGCCTAGAAAGTACAACTGTGGCAACATCGCCACACTAATCTAACTTCCTATCGAATTACATAACAGATCTCAAATCACAGCCCAGAAAGTATGAGAACATTTGGCACACTAACCAACTTCCGAAAATTGAATTATCCCAATGGCTCTAAATTCACAGCTACAGTGGCAATTACATTACACACTAATGCAACTTTTGGAAACACCCAGAAACTAAATAAACTCCAAATCAAGAACGAAAGTTCTCATTGCGCTTAGTTTTCATTGCCCAATAGAGAAAATTctaaaaaggggcaaatagacaTACCTGTCTATGCTTCAATTGAACAACAGCACCAGATTGAAGTATATCTAGAGCTTCATCAAATCTCTCAGCTGCTATATACCTAtataaaacatcaaaatcaaaatcaaaaatttcacaaatttttccaaattaatcaaaataGAAGAACCAGGGGATTTTAATTACCTTGCACTGGTTGATTTATACATCTGCTGAGCACCATAATAATTCCCATCATCACTtacaattttctctaatttctCAATTGTCTGTTCCAAATcaacaatttagggtttagattgagAAATCCACAGTTAGGATATAAAAGTAATAATTATCAAAGTTGTGTTTTTTACCTCTTGTGGAGGTGGTAAAGGTCCTTTTCTGAGTCTGGTTCTGGCAGCCATTGATGATTTCTTTCTCTGATGATCtctgagaaggaagatgaagaagatctaGTGGAGAGATTTTTGAATGGAGTGCTTGCTATAAACGGAGAAAACGACAGACTATAGTTAAAACTAGATTCAGTTTAGAACAGGGGTGGGACCTACGTTGGTAAAAGGTTAACCAATCTGACGGCTGTTTGATCAGAATTTTACGGCTGTAATAAGTTTTGATTATTACACTTGTGATTTAGAATTTTGTGGGGTCCGAAGGTGCTGGTCACGTTTTGGTTTGGATACTTCCACCCAAGATCTAGGCAACAACGCAGTGACGAAGCTAGAACTTTATATCAGGCTGGTAGCGAAAAATCAAATAATAATGATTTTAGGTCTTCTGGTATAGACATCAAATATTTCTTAATAATAATCGgagccggaaaaaaaaaatcaaaataagatAGGAAACTCCAAAACCACAAAAAAATTAGAactagcaaaaaaagaaaaacttaactaAGAATGTTGGGTGGAAATATCTATcaaagttttttattttcttttctccgACTCTGtcttaattttgattttcttgaTCATATATCCTCTGTATTGACAAGAGTCGAGAAGAGAAAGAGGAAATAGAGATGGATCAAATAATGGGAAAGGTTGGAAGCTTATGGTTTAGCAACAAAGCAAGCAAGGAACTTGGCTACGTTGGTAATGAAATTACTGTAAGTTCTTCCACACGTCTCTTATAAGCAATTTCATTTCTTTCCTTGGGATAAAATGTTTGTACATATTTAGGCTGATTTGATATCCATTGTCCACCTATGATCAAGAAATTTGTATCTTCAATAGAAATGGAGAAATGTTCAACAATTTTATCGTTAACATCCATGAATTTTAGATTTCTATTAGAAGTTAGATGAAGAACATCGATACGGTTTCAAACCATGATTTGCAGCTTGTTAAATtttcatgaatcaatattttgttcatacatattatattttttttttccattttcaatAGTCAATGCAAAACAGCATAGAAGGAGGAGCTAAATGGTTGGTTAATAAAGTGAAAGGTACCAACATATCGTTCTTTTGGAATGTATATATCTTCATTTTTGCAAGATATGTTCAACGTAATTTCAACTTTGTCTTTACAGGTAAAATGCAAAAGCCATTGGTAGAATTGTTAAAAGAATATGACATGGCAATTGGTATTTTCCCAAAAGATGCAACCAACTACGAGTTCGACGAAGATACACATAAACTAGTCGTGCACATACCATCTGTTTGTGAAGtcggatacaaagactcatctgTCTTGCGATTCAACACGACGGTGACCGGGATTCTAGTCAAAGGAAGCTTAAGCAATATGGAAGGAATCAAAACAAAGGTGATGATTTGGGTGAAAGTTTCTAATATATGCACGGAAGGCGCATCAAAAATTCATTTCACAGCTGGATTGAAGAGAACGAGAAGTAGAGAGGCTTATGAGGTGATCAGAGATGGAGTGGGTACCGATAAGTTTTAATCtaatttttttgtgatttttctaTCCACTAGTGCAAACTGATTAAAAATCTAAAACTTGTGAGTTATTGCTATTAGCAGTTCAGTTACAAAATACAATAAGAAACTgatattgcaaaaaaaaaaaaaacttagacaGCACAGAAGATGCTGACAATCAGATCTAAATAGTAGCAGAATGGGTGTGTCTTGTATTGAAACAATCTAGTCTTGCCATTACTGGAAGGTAAGGTTTGAATTTTGAACCATGGACATAACAACCATTACTAGAAGTAATGAAACATGAGATCCCTTGCACTTGAATTCATTCATATATGCCTGTCATTCTGCTGAATGAACAACAATAAGGTGATGCAGGAATCCCTGCAAAAGTAAGCACATCCAACATCCATTGCTTTCAGGCAACAATCACAAAAGAGCTACGACGAAAGCTTAGTTTCACTCAAATCATTTAGAAAGAGCACGGAAATGAACATTTACAAGGCCGATTAGCATTTGCTGTACCTAAGAGCGTCAGATATGTATATACCGATCCGATACATAAATCAAAATGTAGATAGTTGATAATCATGATATTGATATTGCAAAGAAATTCAAATTCAGAGAAACAATAAGAGTATGATAAGATCGAATCAGTTCTGTGCAGTAGTAGTAGTCGAAGAAGTACTAGTAGAATTGGGTTGTTGTCTTAAGTTTGTGAGGTGATCAATCCAACGATCATCAGGAACTTGATTAATCCAATCAGGTATAAATCCTGCTTGAAATGAAATCCCACGCATAGCATTCATGATTCGATTTGAGTTCTCCGGTGTTAATGGATTCTCGTCTTCGATGAATGCTCTTGAGATTTCTGAATTTGAAGCTTCTTCAATCGTCTCTTCCTCTTCTTGGTGGTTGAGATGGAGAGTTTGAATCCCGATTTCAGGTTCAATATGACCATTAGAGGAGATCATTTCGAATTCATCATCATCTAGATTGGTTTCAGAATCAAAAAGAAATTATCAGGAGAATACGAAATTAACGTTCACGAGATTGGAGATTAGTTTTGAACTGGAATTTATTACCTTGAAGGAATTCGTTTGCAGAGATCGACATTGTTCTCTCTGAGATTAAAAGATATTCTCAGATTCAGAATTTGATTTAAGAGTGATGTAACCAGATCAAgtgtggaaaaaaaataataatataagtgCACCAGCCGGGAATCAAACCCGGGTCTGTACCGTGGCAGggtactattctaccactagaccaCTGGTGCTTCTTGTGGTTAAAGCTTCATCTGTATAGAATTGAATCTTCCAAGCAATGCGGCTTGGTTACACAAAGAGAACTTGTGTAAGCTGAGGCATACCGGTACACCACGGGAATACGTGAAAGAGTTTTCGTCTCTGATGCTAGATATTCGCAACATGTCCGAGGAAGATAAGTTGTTTAATTTTACATCTGGTTTGCAAGCATGGGCTCAGGCCGAAGTAAGAACGCAGGGTGTCAAAGACCTACCTTCGGCCATTGCAATCGTGGAAAGCCTTGCTGATTTTAGGTCAGTCAGTACCTCAACTGATGCTAATATGAAGGGAAAGGATAAGAAGAACCAGAAGTGTAAGGACAAGGAGAATAAGAAACGTTTTGAGGCCAAGGAGAAAAGCTATCAAATGGATGATAGTCTGGCTGCGAAGAACAGGGCCGACGGTTGTTTCTTATGCTAGGGTCCTAACCTTGCGCGTGATTTTCCAAAGAAAGAAAAGGTGTCCGCAATAGTCATTGAGGGCAGTGGCGATAAAGAAGAAACTGATCAAGTGGAGCATGTTAATTCTATTCAACTATGCAACATAGTAGCACAAATGGCAGTAGTACAGCATGGGCTGAGTGGCGCTGGCCTGGTTTATGTGAAAGTTGGCATTCACAATCATCGTCTCTGGGGCATGGCAGATACAGGTGCGTCGCATACTGTTATGAGCTTGTCGTGGGTTTGGAAGTATATCAGGCTGATCACTGCATGAAGACAGTGAATGATATAGCTAAGTCAATCAAGGGGATGGCTGTGGCGAATGTTGAAGTAGGAGAATGGCGTGGCCAAATCAGTGTAATGGTGATGCATCTCAATGACTTTGAGATGATCCTTGGTAACAACTTTTTCAAAGAAGCAGAGGCAACagtgattgaaaaagcgggggtctaacaacaccacccaatatttcgcttagcaatatgtatggaaaaactcgaatatacttttaagagaatcaacaacactcaatcaattaaaagtatatcaacgagtttatatctctctcttgatttggtttactcaagcaggaactgcgagttctaatcaaatgcaaggaataacttggatggtaccaaagaccaatatccaaggatcaatcaataacaatcaacaaccaaaggttggattattctaattgatgatctgatgcacaacctgtattatttcaattataacaatataatgcggaaattgaaataacacagacaccagaaattttgttaacgaggaaactgcaaatgcagaaaaaccccggtacctagtccagattgaacacacactgtattaagctgctacagacactagcctactccaagctaacttcggactggactgtagttgaaccccaatcagtctcccgctgatccaaggtacagttgtactccctgcacctctgatcccagcaggatactacgcacttgattcccttagctgatctcacccacaaccaagagtttctacgacccaaagtcaaagacttgacaataaacaaatctggctcacacagacaagtctatcaaaagacaatctgtctcccacggataaaccctaaaaggttttgtcccgtcttttgataataatcaaggtgaacaggaaccaattgataatccggtcttatattcccgaagaacatcctaaagttatcaatcacctcacaacaatcttaatcgtatggtagcgaaacaagatgttccggaatcacaaacaatatgagacgaagatgtttgcgattagtttttatatctttcctatcggagatatcaatctcaagccaatcagtatgattgtactcatacgatagaagatgcaagatcagatcacacaactacgataaaagtagtatgggtctggcttcacaatcccaatgaagtctttaagtcgttaacctggttttagaagaagaaagccaaaggttaaaggatacccgactctagtatgaaaactagtatcacacgtgaggtgtggggattagttttgcacagacactagagttccccttatatagtctttcaaatcagggtttgcaattaggttaccttggtaacaaagaaatcaatatccaccgttagatgaaaaacctgatttagattcaagctaatatttctcaaccgttagatcgaaaacttatcttgttatacacacttgacaagcttttaggtttgttaaccgtacccaaacgtatgcacttattggttcaacaatagttaaccaaaaggttagccatatgagaattccatattaaccacgttcttcttcaccataactagttcaaatgattccaaatgaactagttagagagttgttaaattgtaaGGAaactcatgtactacacaagacacaaatgaagcaaagatgatttgattcacttgaatcggttcatgaaattttatagccacggtttgcaaactgcggTCCTTAGTCTTTCTAAgtataagttcagaaatcatcttcaaatatataaccttctcaagttcgcagactaggttcgcggacttaagttaccaggcagagtttacaaactccagcagaaattctcgggtatgagaacttcgccagttgacggactgggttcgcggacttagtttcacgcaagtactttgtcaactccagcagaaattctcgggtttgagaacttcggcagttcgcggacttggctcacgccattcttccggttctcttgatcaacaaagttggcaaactttggttcaaggaataggacttatacatagatATGTTTCCAAAAAactgcttatgtccaccattagttatgtaatctaaactctcatttaaatcattgaaacattcttaaagggcgttatatagttgttgcaccatttctcgtcaatgcaattttcaagatgattgaaacatatcatgactttcatcacatggtaaagataaacttggttaaatcaaaaatcttacaatctcatattttgagatatagataggaaagatatactcggatcgaaatactaaatgtgcattatcaaagtctatatatatagcatacgacttcttgtctcaaagagtaggagatagagtagatagacttttgagtgatagattcaagtcttcacatacctttttgtcaacaagttccaccggttacttgagtagttattcttcttgtatgatgaatcgccacgaaatccttgagctcaactacactttctatcctagtacgagacttagctataatagactagaaatcaagacttataattttgatcactaacattgataaacatgcttgagatagcaacgcatgcgagttcgactgagcaatgctcaaACAGTGATGCCTCACCTTGGCGGGATTTTCATACAATGTCCAAGTGCACCTTGTTTAGTGAAAGGTGTAAGGAAAGTTAGTCTAGTTGACATGAAGTGTGACAAAGGAAAGACAAGTGATTTTGCTCCTGTCCGCTCGTTCGAAGAAAGCTTAGATGAGATTCATATGGAATTTGAATATTCTATGGATATTAGCATCCCTTGTTCGCCGTGATTAGCATGTGTACGAAGCAGGGGCCTTGCATTGATGTTTGCAAGTGCCTGAACCTGCAAGGTTGCTGAAGTATGGAGACTTTAGCATGTTATATGTTTGTTATTTCTGTTTCAAGTTTAAGTTGGGTGTTGCTGATCTTATGGTCTTAAAAGATGGCACACTATTTATTGGTGTATTTGCTTTGGTTAGTTGTTTGCTTTCAGTAAGGACGAGTGTTGGCCAGTGATATAAATTGGAAGGAGTCCCTAAGGTTTCTTATGTAAGAATAGTGTAATGAATGAAGGAGGTGTTTAAgcaaaaatcttgtctctt
The nucleotide sequence above comes from Papaver somniferum cultivar HN1 unplaced genomic scaffold, ASM357369v1 unplaced-scaffold_115, whole genome shotgun sequence. Encoded proteins:
- the LOC113329132 gene encoding Golgi to ER traffic protein 4 homolog, with the protein product MAARTRLRKGPLPPPQETIEKLEKIVSDDGNYYGAQQMYKSTSARYIAAERFDEALDILQSGAVVQLKHRQATCGGELSLMLVETLVKGKFPYNEETLGRIKKIHEVFPRIPLTQQWGDDDEDMQKLSEALGAAKIRVDACSSFMKAAIRWSAEFGSFKHGSPELHCMIAEYMSSESPEPDMARVTFHFVRGNQPEKFASAIVNFMSKCYPGEDDVAIARAVLKYLSQKNLRDANKLIDEIKKKAKVDELEFPDSELVKFIIYLSQTLERDALPLFRMLRQNFKSSIDREPTFEELLDEIAEKFFGVRRRNPLQGGLFGDIFKMMEGVPGM
- the LOC113329282 gene encoding uncharacterized protein At5g01610-like; its protein translation is MDQIMGKVGSLWFSNKASKELGYVGNEITSMQNSIEGGAKWLVNKVKGKMQKPLVELLKEYDMAIGIFPKDATNYEFDEDTHKLVVHIPSVCEVGYKDSSVLRFNTTVTGILVKGSLSNMEGIKTKVMIWVKVSNICTEGASKIHFTAGLKRTRSREAYEVIRDGVGTDKF
- the LOC113329100 gene encoding uncharacterized protein LOC113329100, translated to MSISANEFLQDDDEFEMISSNGHIEPEIGIQTLHLNHQEEEETIEEASNSEISRAFIEDENPLTPENSNRIMNAMRGISFQAGFIPDWINQVPDDRWIDHLTNLRQQPNSTSTSSTTTTAQN